Proteins from one Trichoplusia ni isolate ovarian cell line Hi5 chromosome 9, tn1, whole genome shotgun sequence genomic window:
- the LOC113497602 gene encoding uncharacterized protein LOC113497602 isoform X4 translates to MQEYGGGVSSKTGEYRDSGPDGGRDRGMSHQADGYQPQHQYAVMQQKNYGCSSKDLSDQNMATYCRVATGIYEATASSQQYQNPRYNNPSAPTFSSPPNSPLVGLVFDPSSPNYSGPGMIGDRTVNADRRSQSSWSISNQEPIGTGAKKKIVKSQDKRNAYSADPRYHERYKDNSTEVDRQRKERNLTSESTSSLDFFVEGERMVSELCNIPDSRTDSNNQKQNQNQKASNQDEDKNKPSVSSEVLLTALDKIVIHDQIPNQIVQLAVEACTDAENIAIAHHNRPCFKNIHSICAKTRSNVQKPDSAVANLHSQGIPWVIKNFIFSFVRILDGWKGVKELLSEKHDTFSRIENKYYSPNIRECFVQWQAVTKEMLTHIYKTFKCLDHGFTMEQKSFTHNYYATNSAAPRNQNQNKFQPAKPHASTPRPVNASPQPFNAVQPPWVQNQPQTASQSFNEGPWPARSGVAYKKYPVVQPPNSHNFYPLNDQSDLDNYQKAQYKCDPCSVREAKPRQSWTITNVPDFRALEGMCHADQRELYTQLKHKMDAELGKAPGQPLLGNMPCDLLQRRDMELKAKMIPLSHVEKTLIPSMAAAADIRGCYVQKNNSCGDTKEEADFFAAWGQMVQKEPSDFITHHAHNIQIPSNVVTISNNISGPVQFIDPENDEFHEMSKVYMKPGSYKVPIKPADPISPFVQGSSQDVVYDNSVVDDIALKMKVPFPPVTLAPQPKYNLEAWPCLMSRRTDDIFGEDQKMIPRHAIPCLDMRAADSLDLLSSMTSDRAWEAAKQSAPKLMDFIHEGSKSDTARLYDALGLSATDEFSEDLKQVKLSVEQNDAWSTGLSNHFMSKDLTSVWNQQSAKNDYILTKTQDQSIFVEDTVKLLDSETKSLEPDDPLEVPDSRNDEEKKENTRCPNFDQSGNYVRDDNQKKSGGKPKVAVSGMWYHPKKKKPLAANTVKKFEAILTNLSQINEATFIQHDMDIKVAPRFYEVVKYPMCLHDISTKLKNSSYTEYDQVVQDFRRIFNNVRLYLKSYPDPTMKKNVNKISSEFEKMLNEEFQNKWESKSKTQDVADSQDNTNKKDEKDSVDATIAEVKNEDNKKSDPKSSADDKK, encoded by the exons CATGGCTACGTACTGCCGCGTTGCAACTGGGATTTACGAAGCTACCGCGTCAAGCCAGCAGTACCAAAATCCAAG ATATAACAATCCATCGGCTCCGACTTTTAGTTCGCCGCCTAATTCCCCTCTCGTTGGCCTTGTTTTTGATCCATCTTCACCTAACTACAGCGGCCCTGGGATGATAGGCGACCGAACCGTCAACGCGGACAGGCGATCCCAAAGCTCCTGGTCTATCTCCAATCAAGAACCGATCGGAACTGGCGCAAAGAAGAAAATAGTGAAAAGTCAAGACAAGCGCAACGCGTACAGCGCTGACCCTCGCTATCACGAACGCTACAAGGACAACAGCACCGAGGTAGACCGCCAGCGGAAGGAACGGAACTTGACTTCGGAATCCACTTCTAGCCTTGATTTCTTTGTCGAAGGAGAACGAATGGTATCAGAACTTTGCAACATACCTGACTCGCGAACTGATTCtaataatcaaaaacaaaatcaaaatcagaaaGCATCCAATCAGGACGAAGACAAGAATAAGCCTTCGGTTTCTTCGGAGGTTTTGCTCACTGCCCTAGACAAGATCGTAATTCATGATCAGATTCCGAATCAAATTGTTCAACTAGCTGTGGAGGCTTGTACTGATGCTGAAAATATAGCAATCGCACATCACAACAGACCTTGCTTCAAGAATATACACTCTATCTGTGCCAAAACTCGATCTAATGTTCAAAAACCTGATAGCGCCGTTGCTAATTTGCATTCTCAAGGCATTCCATGGGTCATCAAAAACTTTATCTTCTCCTTTGTACGAATTTTAGATGGTTGGAAAGGCGTAAAAGAGCTGCTCAGTGAGAAACATGACACATTTTCTAGAATCGAAAACAAATACTATAGTCCTAACATAAGGGAGTGCTTCGTGCAATGGCAAGCTGTTACTAAAGAAATGTTAActcacatttataaaacattcaagtgCCTTGACCATGGTTTCACCATGGAACAGAAAAGCTTCACTCATAACTATTACGCTACCAACTCAGCCGCACCACGCAATCAAAATCAGAATAAGTTCCAACCAGCCAAGCCTCACGCGAGTACTCCGCGTCCAGTGAACGCTTCCCCTCAGCCGTTCAACGCAGTACAACCTCCGTGGGTACAGAACCAGCCGCAAACAGCTTCTCAAAGCTTTAACGAAGGCCCATGGCCTGCACGATCTGGAGTAGCATATAAAAAGTATCCCGTAGTACAACCACCAAACTCGCACAATTTTTATCCTTTGAATGATCAATCTGATTTAGATAACTACCAGAAAGCTCAGTACAAGTGCGACCCGTGCAGTGTACGTGAAGCCAAGCCACGCCAATCTTGGACTATTACTAATGTTCCTGATTTTCGAGCTCTTGAAGGTATGTGCCATGCCGACCAGCGGGAACTTTACACTCAACTGAAACACAAGATGGATGCGGAGCTGGGCAAAGCGCCCGGCCAACCACTATTAGGTAACATGCCTTGCGATTTATTGCAACGTAGAGACATGGAACTGAAAGCCAAAATGATTCCTTTGAGCCATGTGGAGAAAACATTAATACCGAGCATGGCGGCGGCAGCCGACATAAGAGGCTGCTACGTTCAGAAGAACAATAGCTGCGGCGACACAAAGGAAGAGGCTGATTTTTTTGCGGCATGGGGTCAGATGGTCCAAAAAGAACCTAGCGATTTTATAACTCATCACGCTCACAATATTCAAATTCCATCAAATGTTGTGACGATTTCAAATAATATCTCTGGCCCCGTGCAATTTATTGATCCAGAAAACGATGAGTTTCACGAAATGTCTAAAGTGTATATGAAACCCGGCAGTTACAAAGTGCCGATTAAACCAGCCGATCCAATATCACCATTTGTCCAAGGATCCTCTCAGGACGTGGTGTACGACAACTCTGTAGTAGACGATATAGCCCTCAAAATGAAAGTACCCTTTCCACCCGTTACTTTAGCTCCACAACCAAAATACAATCTCGAAGCATGGCCTTGCTTAATGTCCAGGCGTACAGACGATATATTTGGTGAAGATCAAAAAATGATTCCTAGACATGCTATACCTTGCTTAGATATGAGAGCCGCAGACTCTCTTGATCTGCTTAGCTCTATGACATCAGACCGTGCTTGGGAAGCTGCTAAACAGTCCGCTCCGAAGCTAATGGATTTTATTCATGAAGGATCCAAATCTGACACGGCCCGTTTATACGATGCGTTGGGTCTGAGTGCAACAGACGAATTTTCTGAAGATTTAAAGCAAGTCAAACTTAGTGTGGAGCAAAACGATGCGTGGTCTACCGGACTATCCAACCACTTTATGTCCAAAGATCTCACTAGTGTATGGAATCAACAATCAGCCAAAAATGATTACATATTAACTAAGACTCAAGATCAATCTATCTTTGTTGAAGATACTGTAAAACTCCTTGATTCTGAGACAAAATCTCTTGAACCTGATGACCCCTTGGAAGTTCCTGACAGTAGAAATGACGAGGAGAAAAAGGAAAATACTCGTTGCCCCAATTTTGATCAATCTGGTAATTACGTGCGAGATGACAATCAGAAGAAATCCGGTGGAAAACCAAAAGTCGCAGTGTCAGGAATGTGGTACCATCCCAAGAAGAAGAAGCCTTTGGCGGCAAATACTGTGAAGAAGTTTGAGGCAATACTAACAAATCTATCTCAAATCAACGAGGCCACATTTATTCAACATGATATGGATATAAAAGTG GCGCCTAGATTTTACGAAGTAGTGAAATATCCAATGTGTCTTCATGATATATCAACTAAACTGAAGAATTCTTCTTATACCGAATATGATCAAGTCGTGCAAGATTTCAGGCGAATTTTCAACAACGTGCGGCTTTACCTTAAG AGCTATCCAGATCCCACTATGAAAAAGAATGTCAATAAAATTTCTAGTGAATTTGAGAAAATGTTGAATGAAGAGTTTCAAAACAAATGGGAATCAAAGTCCAAGACTCAGGACGTCGCAGACTCTCAAGATAACACCAACAAAAAGGATGAAAAAGATTCTGTCGACGCTACCATCGCTGAAGTAAAGAACGAAGATAATAAGAAAAGCGATCCTAAATCGAGCGCAGATGATAAGAAGTGA
- the LOC113497602 gene encoding uncharacterized protein LOC113497602 isoform X3, which yields MEDIGLDRELEQKTLNRYLMATLNSKQSNFTIIQSQENMITFASPMQEYGGGVSSKTGEYRDSGPDGGRDRGMSHQADGYQPQHQYAVMQQKNYGCSSKDLSDQNMATYCRVATGIYEATASSQQYQNPSGPGMIGDRTVNADRRSQSSWSISNQEPIGTGAKKKIVKSQDKRNAYSADPRYHERYKDNSTEVDRQRKERNLTSESTSSLDFFVEGERMVSELCNIPDSRTDSNNQKQNQNQKASNQDEDKNKPSVSSEVLLTALDKIVIHDQIPNQIVQLAVEACTDAENIAIAHHNRPCFKNIHSICAKTRSNVQKPDSAVANLHSQGIPWVIKNFIFSFVRILDGWKGVKELLSEKHDTFSRIENKYYSPNIRECFVQWQAVTKEMLTHIYKTFKCLDHGFTMEQKSFTHNYYATNSAAPRNQNQNKFQPAKPHASTPRPVNASPQPFNAVQPPWVQNQPQTASQSFNEGPWPARSGVAYKKYPVVQPPNSHNFYPLNDQSDLDNYQKAQYKCDPCSVREAKPRQSWTITNVPDFRALEGMCHADQRELYTQLKHKMDAELGKAPGQPLLGNMPCDLLQRRDMELKAKMIPLSHVEKTLIPSMAAAADIRGCYVQKNNSCGDTKEEADFFAAWGQMVQKEPSDFITHHAHNIQIPSNVVTISNNISGPVQFIDPENDEFHEMSKVYMKPGSYKVPIKPADPISPFVQGSSQDVVYDNSVVDDIALKMKVPFPPVTLAPQPKYNLEAWPCLMSRRTDDIFGEDQKMIPRHAIPCLDMRAADSLDLLSSMTSDRAWEAAKQSAPKLMDFIHEGSKSDTARLYDALGLSATDEFSEDLKQVKLSVEQNDAWSTGLSNHFMSKDLTSVWNQQSAKNDYILTKTQDQSIFVEDTVKLLDSETKSLEPDDPLEVPDSRNDEEKKENTRCPNFDQSGNYVRDDNQKKSGGKPKVAVSGMWYHPKKKKPLAANTVKKFEAILTNLSQINEATFIQHDMDIKVAPRFYEVVKYPMCLHDISTKLKNSSYTEYDQVVQDFRRIFNNVRLYLKSYPDPTMKKNVNKISSEFEKMLNEEFQNKWESKSKTQDVADSQDNTNKKDEKDSVDATIAEVKNEDNKKSDPKSSADDKK from the exons CATGGCTACGTACTGCCGCGTTGCAACTGGGATTTACGAAGCTACCGCGTCAAGCCAGCAGTACCAAAATCCAAG CGGCCCTGGGATGATAGGCGACCGAACCGTCAACGCGGACAGGCGATCCCAAAGCTCCTGGTCTATCTCCAATCAAGAACCGATCGGAACTGGCGCAAAGAAGAAAATAGTGAAAAGTCAAGACAAGCGCAACGCGTACAGCGCTGACCCTCGCTATCACGAACGCTACAAGGACAACAGCACCGAGGTAGACCGCCAGCGGAAGGAACGGAACTTGACTTCGGAATCCACTTCTAGCCTTGATTTCTTTGTCGAAGGAGAACGAATGGTATCAGAACTTTGCAACATACCTGACTCGCGAACTGATTCtaataatcaaaaacaaaatcaaaatcagaaaGCATCCAATCAGGACGAAGACAAGAATAAGCCTTCGGTTTCTTCGGAGGTTTTGCTCACTGCCCTAGACAAGATCGTAATTCATGATCAGATTCCGAATCAAATTGTTCAACTAGCTGTGGAGGCTTGTACTGATGCTGAAAATATAGCAATCGCACATCACAACAGACCTTGCTTCAAGAATATACACTCTATCTGTGCCAAAACTCGATCTAATGTTCAAAAACCTGATAGCGCCGTTGCTAATTTGCATTCTCAAGGCATTCCATGGGTCATCAAAAACTTTATCTTCTCCTTTGTACGAATTTTAGATGGTTGGAAAGGCGTAAAAGAGCTGCTCAGTGAGAAACATGACACATTTTCTAGAATCGAAAACAAATACTATAGTCCTAACATAAGGGAGTGCTTCGTGCAATGGCAAGCTGTTACTAAAGAAATGTTAActcacatttataaaacattcaagtgCCTTGACCATGGTTTCACCATGGAACAGAAAAGCTTCACTCATAACTATTACGCTACCAACTCAGCCGCACCACGCAATCAAAATCAGAATAAGTTCCAACCAGCCAAGCCTCACGCGAGTACTCCGCGTCCAGTGAACGCTTCCCCTCAGCCGTTCAACGCAGTACAACCTCCGTGGGTACAGAACCAGCCGCAAACAGCTTCTCAAAGCTTTAACGAAGGCCCATGGCCTGCACGATCTGGAGTAGCATATAAAAAGTATCCCGTAGTACAACCACCAAACTCGCACAATTTTTATCCTTTGAATGATCAATCTGATTTAGATAACTACCAGAAAGCTCAGTACAAGTGCGACCCGTGCAGTGTACGTGAAGCCAAGCCACGCCAATCTTGGACTATTACTAATGTTCCTGATTTTCGAGCTCTTGAAGGTATGTGCCATGCCGACCAGCGGGAACTTTACACTCAACTGAAACACAAGATGGATGCGGAGCTGGGCAAAGCGCCCGGCCAACCACTATTAGGTAACATGCCTTGCGATTTATTGCAACGTAGAGACATGGAACTGAAAGCCAAAATGATTCCTTTGAGCCATGTGGAGAAAACATTAATACCGAGCATGGCGGCGGCAGCCGACATAAGAGGCTGCTACGTTCAGAAGAACAATAGCTGCGGCGACACAAAGGAAGAGGCTGATTTTTTTGCGGCATGGGGTCAGATGGTCCAAAAAGAACCTAGCGATTTTATAACTCATCACGCTCACAATATTCAAATTCCATCAAATGTTGTGACGATTTCAAATAATATCTCTGGCCCCGTGCAATTTATTGATCCAGAAAACGATGAGTTTCACGAAATGTCTAAAGTGTATATGAAACCCGGCAGTTACAAAGTGCCGATTAAACCAGCCGATCCAATATCACCATTTGTCCAAGGATCCTCTCAGGACGTGGTGTACGACAACTCTGTAGTAGACGATATAGCCCTCAAAATGAAAGTACCCTTTCCACCCGTTACTTTAGCTCCACAACCAAAATACAATCTCGAAGCATGGCCTTGCTTAATGTCCAGGCGTACAGACGATATATTTGGTGAAGATCAAAAAATGATTCCTAGACATGCTATACCTTGCTTAGATATGAGAGCCGCAGACTCTCTTGATCTGCTTAGCTCTATGACATCAGACCGTGCTTGGGAAGCTGCTAAACAGTCCGCTCCGAAGCTAATGGATTTTATTCATGAAGGATCCAAATCTGACACGGCCCGTTTATACGATGCGTTGGGTCTGAGTGCAACAGACGAATTTTCTGAAGATTTAAAGCAAGTCAAACTTAGTGTGGAGCAAAACGATGCGTGGTCTACCGGACTATCCAACCACTTTATGTCCAAAGATCTCACTAGTGTATGGAATCAACAATCAGCCAAAAATGATTACATATTAACTAAGACTCAAGATCAATCTATCTTTGTTGAAGATACTGTAAAACTCCTTGATTCTGAGACAAAATCTCTTGAACCTGATGACCCCTTGGAAGTTCCTGACAGTAGAAATGACGAGGAGAAAAAGGAAAATACTCGTTGCCCCAATTTTGATCAATCTGGTAATTACGTGCGAGATGACAATCAGAAGAAATCCGGTGGAAAACCAAAAGTCGCAGTGTCAGGAATGTGGTACCATCCCAAGAAGAAGAAGCCTTTGGCGGCAAATACTGTGAAGAAGTTTGAGGCAATACTAACAAATCTATCTCAAATCAACGAGGCCACATTTATTCAACATGATATGGATATAAAAGTG GCGCCTAGATTTTACGAAGTAGTGAAATATCCAATGTGTCTTCATGATATATCAACTAAACTGAAGAATTCTTCTTATACCGAATATGATCAAGTCGTGCAAGATTTCAGGCGAATTTTCAACAACGTGCGGCTTTACCTTAAG AGCTATCCAGATCCCACTATGAAAAAGAATGTCAATAAAATTTCTAGTGAATTTGAGAAAATGTTGAATGAAGAGTTTCAAAACAAATGGGAATCAAAGTCCAAGACTCAGGACGTCGCAGACTCTCAAGATAACACCAACAAAAAGGATGAAAAAGATTCTGTCGACGCTACCATCGCTGAAGTAAAGAACGAAGATAATAAGAAAAGCGATCCTAAATCGAGCGCAGATGATAAGAAGTGA
- the LOC113497602 gene encoding uncharacterized protein LOC113497602 isoform X2, whose protein sequence is MEDIGLDRELEQKTLNRYLMATLNSKQSNFTIIQSQENMITFASPMQEYGGGVSSKTGEYRDSGPDGGRDRGMSHQADGYQPQHQYAVMQQKNYGCSSKDLSDQNMATYCRVATGIYEATASSQQYQNPSSPPNSPLVGLVFDPSSPNYSGPGMIGDRTVNADRRSQSSWSISNQEPIGTGAKKKIVKSQDKRNAYSADPRYHERYKDNSTEVDRQRKERNLTSESTSSLDFFVEGERMVSELCNIPDSRTDSNNQKQNQNQKASNQDEDKNKPSVSSEVLLTALDKIVIHDQIPNQIVQLAVEACTDAENIAIAHHNRPCFKNIHSICAKTRSNVQKPDSAVANLHSQGIPWVIKNFIFSFVRILDGWKGVKELLSEKHDTFSRIENKYYSPNIRECFVQWQAVTKEMLTHIYKTFKCLDHGFTMEQKSFTHNYYATNSAAPRNQNQNKFQPAKPHASTPRPVNASPQPFNAVQPPWVQNQPQTASQSFNEGPWPARSGVAYKKYPVVQPPNSHNFYPLNDQSDLDNYQKAQYKCDPCSVREAKPRQSWTITNVPDFRALEGMCHADQRELYTQLKHKMDAELGKAPGQPLLGNMPCDLLQRRDMELKAKMIPLSHVEKTLIPSMAAAADIRGCYVQKNNSCGDTKEEADFFAAWGQMVQKEPSDFITHHAHNIQIPSNVVTISNNISGPVQFIDPENDEFHEMSKVYMKPGSYKVPIKPADPISPFVQGSSQDVVYDNSVVDDIALKMKVPFPPVTLAPQPKYNLEAWPCLMSRRTDDIFGEDQKMIPRHAIPCLDMRAADSLDLLSSMTSDRAWEAAKQSAPKLMDFIHEGSKSDTARLYDALGLSATDEFSEDLKQVKLSVEQNDAWSTGLSNHFMSKDLTSVWNQQSAKNDYILTKTQDQSIFVEDTVKLLDSETKSLEPDDPLEVPDSRNDEEKKENTRCPNFDQSGNYVRDDNQKKSGGKPKVAVSGMWYHPKKKKPLAANTVKKFEAILTNLSQINEATFIQHDMDIKVAPRFYEVVKYPMCLHDISTKLKNSSYTEYDQVVQDFRRIFNNVRLYLKSYPDPTMKKNVNKISSEFEKMLNEEFQNKWESKSKTQDVADSQDNTNKKDEKDSVDATIAEVKNEDNKKSDPKSSADDKK, encoded by the exons CATGGCTACGTACTGCCGCGTTGCAACTGGGATTTACGAAGCTACCGCGTCAAGCCAGCAGTACCAAAATCCAAG TTCGCCGCCTAATTCCCCTCTCGTTGGCCTTGTTTTTGATCCATCTTCACCTAACTACAGCGGCCCTGGGATGATAGGCGACCGAACCGTCAACGCGGACAGGCGATCCCAAAGCTCCTGGTCTATCTCCAATCAAGAACCGATCGGAACTGGCGCAAAGAAGAAAATAGTGAAAAGTCAAGACAAGCGCAACGCGTACAGCGCTGACCCTCGCTATCACGAACGCTACAAGGACAACAGCACCGAGGTAGACCGCCAGCGGAAGGAACGGAACTTGACTTCGGAATCCACTTCTAGCCTTGATTTCTTTGTCGAAGGAGAACGAATGGTATCAGAACTTTGCAACATACCTGACTCGCGAACTGATTCtaataatcaaaaacaaaatcaaaatcagaaaGCATCCAATCAGGACGAAGACAAGAATAAGCCTTCGGTTTCTTCGGAGGTTTTGCTCACTGCCCTAGACAAGATCGTAATTCATGATCAGATTCCGAATCAAATTGTTCAACTAGCTGTGGAGGCTTGTACTGATGCTGAAAATATAGCAATCGCACATCACAACAGACCTTGCTTCAAGAATATACACTCTATCTGTGCCAAAACTCGATCTAATGTTCAAAAACCTGATAGCGCCGTTGCTAATTTGCATTCTCAAGGCATTCCATGGGTCATCAAAAACTTTATCTTCTCCTTTGTACGAATTTTAGATGGTTGGAAAGGCGTAAAAGAGCTGCTCAGTGAGAAACATGACACATTTTCTAGAATCGAAAACAAATACTATAGTCCTAACATAAGGGAGTGCTTCGTGCAATGGCAAGCTGTTACTAAAGAAATGTTAActcacatttataaaacattcaagtgCCTTGACCATGGTTTCACCATGGAACAGAAAAGCTTCACTCATAACTATTACGCTACCAACTCAGCCGCACCACGCAATCAAAATCAGAATAAGTTCCAACCAGCCAAGCCTCACGCGAGTACTCCGCGTCCAGTGAACGCTTCCCCTCAGCCGTTCAACGCAGTACAACCTCCGTGGGTACAGAACCAGCCGCAAACAGCTTCTCAAAGCTTTAACGAAGGCCCATGGCCTGCACGATCTGGAGTAGCATATAAAAAGTATCCCGTAGTACAACCACCAAACTCGCACAATTTTTATCCTTTGAATGATCAATCTGATTTAGATAACTACCAGAAAGCTCAGTACAAGTGCGACCCGTGCAGTGTACGTGAAGCCAAGCCACGCCAATCTTGGACTATTACTAATGTTCCTGATTTTCGAGCTCTTGAAGGTATGTGCCATGCCGACCAGCGGGAACTTTACACTCAACTGAAACACAAGATGGATGCGGAGCTGGGCAAAGCGCCCGGCCAACCACTATTAGGTAACATGCCTTGCGATTTATTGCAACGTAGAGACATGGAACTGAAAGCCAAAATGATTCCTTTGAGCCATGTGGAGAAAACATTAATACCGAGCATGGCGGCGGCAGCCGACATAAGAGGCTGCTACGTTCAGAAGAACAATAGCTGCGGCGACACAAAGGAAGAGGCTGATTTTTTTGCGGCATGGGGTCAGATGGTCCAAAAAGAACCTAGCGATTTTATAACTCATCACGCTCACAATATTCAAATTCCATCAAATGTTGTGACGATTTCAAATAATATCTCTGGCCCCGTGCAATTTATTGATCCAGAAAACGATGAGTTTCACGAAATGTCTAAAGTGTATATGAAACCCGGCAGTTACAAAGTGCCGATTAAACCAGCCGATCCAATATCACCATTTGTCCAAGGATCCTCTCAGGACGTGGTGTACGACAACTCTGTAGTAGACGATATAGCCCTCAAAATGAAAGTACCCTTTCCACCCGTTACTTTAGCTCCACAACCAAAATACAATCTCGAAGCATGGCCTTGCTTAATGTCCAGGCGTACAGACGATATATTTGGTGAAGATCAAAAAATGATTCCTAGACATGCTATACCTTGCTTAGATATGAGAGCCGCAGACTCTCTTGATCTGCTTAGCTCTATGACATCAGACCGTGCTTGGGAAGCTGCTAAACAGTCCGCTCCGAAGCTAATGGATTTTATTCATGAAGGATCCAAATCTGACACGGCCCGTTTATACGATGCGTTGGGTCTGAGTGCAACAGACGAATTTTCTGAAGATTTAAAGCAAGTCAAACTTAGTGTGGAGCAAAACGATGCGTGGTCTACCGGACTATCCAACCACTTTATGTCCAAAGATCTCACTAGTGTATGGAATCAACAATCAGCCAAAAATGATTACATATTAACTAAGACTCAAGATCAATCTATCTTTGTTGAAGATACTGTAAAACTCCTTGATTCTGAGACAAAATCTCTTGAACCTGATGACCCCTTGGAAGTTCCTGACAGTAGAAATGACGAGGAGAAAAAGGAAAATACTCGTTGCCCCAATTTTGATCAATCTGGTAATTACGTGCGAGATGACAATCAGAAGAAATCCGGTGGAAAACCAAAAGTCGCAGTGTCAGGAATGTGGTACCATCCCAAGAAGAAGAAGCCTTTGGCGGCAAATACTGTGAAGAAGTTTGAGGCAATACTAACAAATCTATCTCAAATCAACGAGGCCACATTTATTCAACATGATATGGATATAAAAGTG GCGCCTAGATTTTACGAAGTAGTGAAATATCCAATGTGTCTTCATGATATATCAACTAAACTGAAGAATTCTTCTTATACCGAATATGATCAAGTCGTGCAAGATTTCAGGCGAATTTTCAACAACGTGCGGCTTTACCTTAAG AGCTATCCAGATCCCACTATGAAAAAGAATGTCAATAAAATTTCTAGTGAATTTGAGAAAATGTTGAATGAAGAGTTTCAAAACAAATGGGAATCAAAGTCCAAGACTCAGGACGTCGCAGACTCTCAAGATAACACCAACAAAAAGGATGAAAAAGATTCTGTCGACGCTACCATCGCTGAAGTAAAGAACGAAGATAATAAGAAAAGCGATCCTAAATCGAGCGCAGATGATAAGAAGTGA